One Spinacia oleracea cultivar Varoflay chromosome 4, BTI_SOV_V1, whole genome shotgun sequence DNA segment encodes these proteins:
- the LOC110795732 gene encoding uncharacterized protein isoform X4 gives MVPKKILQMRIKYAISRRYGLDGIGDRQHQIAFCVFSRRSSGFSHMEDSLPALNLVLMAVRSGQVRSPFLLDLLSMEVQVSYCARFAFDKGTMKMDDVATIGVTFGSLSLSLRL, from the exons ATGGTTCCGAAGAAGATTCTTCAAATGAGGATAAAATACGCCATTTCTCGACGCTATGGGCTCGACGGTATTGGCGACCGTCAGCATCAAATCGCATTCTGTGTGTTTTCTCGACGGTCTTCCGG ATTCTCACATATGGAAGATTCTCTGCCTGCCTTAAATCTTGTTCTCATGGCGGTCAGGTCAGGTCAGGTCAG ATCCCCCTTTCTCTTAGATCTATTATCCATGGAGGTGCAGGTTTCATATTGTGCAAG GTTTGCTTTTGACAAAGGGACGATGAAAATGGATGATGTTGCTACCATTGGTGTGACATTCGGTTCATTGTCTTTATCTCTGAG GCTTTAA
- the LOC110795732 gene encoding uncharacterized protein isoform X1 has translation MVPKKILQMRIKYAISRRYGLDGIGDRQHQIAFCVFSRRSSGFSHMEDSLPALNLVLMAVRSGQVRSPFLLDLLSMEVQVSYCASAARIHATLVQKKSMFIPTLIRFAFDKGTMKMDDVATIGVTFGSLSLSLSWNIHLQKRQGH, from the exons ATGGTTCCGAAGAAGATTCTTCAAATGAGGATAAAATACGCCATTTCTCGACGCTATGGGCTCGACGGTATTGGCGACCGTCAGCATCAAATCGCATTCTGTGTGTTTTCTCGACGGTCTTCCGG ATTCTCACATATGGAAGATTCTCTGCCTGCCTTAAATCTTGTTCTCATGGCGGTCAGGTCAGGTCAGGTCAG ATCCCCCTTTCTCTTAGATCTATTATCCATGGAGGTGCAGGTTTCATATTGTGCAAG TGCTGCTAGAATTCATGCCACATTAGTGCAAAAGAAAAGCATGTTTATACCTACACTTATTAG GTTTGCTTTTGACAAAGGGACGATGAAAATGGATGATGTTGCTACCATTGGTGTGACATTCGGTTCATTGTCTTTATCTCTGAG CTGGAATATTCATTTGCAAAAAAGGCAAGGACACTAG
- the LOC110795732 gene encoding uncharacterized protein isoform X2, whose product MVPKKILQMRIKYAISRRYGLDGIGDRQHQIAFCVFSRRSSGFSHMEDSLPALNLVLMAVRSPFLLDLLSMEVQVSYCASAARIHATLVQKKSMFIPTLIRFAFDKGTMKMDDVATIGVTFGSLSLSLSWNIHLQKRQGH is encoded by the exons ATGGTTCCGAAGAAGATTCTTCAAATGAGGATAAAATACGCCATTTCTCGACGCTATGGGCTCGACGGTATTGGCGACCGTCAGCATCAAATCGCATTCTGTGTGTTTTCTCGACGGTCTTCCGG ATTCTCACATATGGAAGATTCTCTGCCTGCCTTAAATCTTGTTCTCATGGCGGTCAG ATCCCCCTTTCTCTTAGATCTATTATCCATGGAGGTGCAGGTTTCATATTGTGCAAG TGCTGCTAGAATTCATGCCACATTAGTGCAAAAGAAAAGCATGTTTATACCTACACTTATTAG GTTTGCTTTTGACAAAGGGACGATGAAAATGGATGATGTTGCTACCATTGGTGTGACATTCGGTTCATTGTCTTTATCTCTGAG CTGGAATATTCATTTGCAAAAAAGGCAAGGACACTAG
- the LOC110795732 gene encoding uncharacterized protein isoform X3, with the protein MVPKKILQMRIKYAISRRYGLDGIGDRQHQIAFCVFSRRSSGFSHMEDSLPALNLVLMAVRSGQVRSPFLLDLLSMEVQVSYCASAARIHATLVQKKSMFIPTLIRFAFDKGTMKMDDVATIGVTFGSLSLSLRL; encoded by the exons ATGGTTCCGAAGAAGATTCTTCAAATGAGGATAAAATACGCCATTTCTCGACGCTATGGGCTCGACGGTATTGGCGACCGTCAGCATCAAATCGCATTCTGTGTGTTTTCTCGACGGTCTTCCGG ATTCTCACATATGGAAGATTCTCTGCCTGCCTTAAATCTTGTTCTCATGGCGGTCAGGTCAGGTCAGGTCAG ATCCCCCTTTCTCTTAGATCTATTATCCATGGAGGTGCAGGTTTCATATTGTGCAAG TGCTGCTAGAATTCATGCCACATTAGTGCAAAAGAAAAGCATGTTTATACCTACACTTATTAG GTTTGCTTTTGACAAAGGGACGATGAAAATGGATGATGTTGCTACCATTGGTGTGACATTCGGTTCATTGTCTTTATCTCTGAG GCTTTAA